Proteins encoded in a region of the Cinclus cinclus chromosome 19, bCinCin1.1, whole genome shotgun sequence genome:
- the DPM2 gene encoding dolichol phosphate-mannose biosynthesis regulatory protein, producing the protein MATATDQLVGFGLVTFSLVLFVYYTLWIIVLPFIDSDHGIHQYFLPREYAVIIPVAAGLLLLLFIGVFIMFVMWKSRKHAKKSD; encoded by the exons ATG GCCACAGCGACGGACCAGCTGGTTGGGTTTGGCTTGGTCACCTTCAGCCTCGTCCTCTTTGTTTACTACACCCTCTGGATCATCGTACTG cccttcATTGACAGTGACCATGGGATCCACCAGTATTTCCTGCCTCGGGAGTACGCAGTCATCATCCCTGTGGCAgccgggctgctgctgctgctatttaTAG GTGTTTTTATAATGTTCGTCATGTGGAAGAGCAGGAAACATGCCAAGAAATCAGACTGA